The Streptomyces sp. WZ-12 genome segment ACAGGCGTCAGACAGCAACAGCTGGTGTGTGGGCCGGAAATGGCGCGATTGGTGAAGGAGCTGACGGTTACCACAACGAGCTGTACAGCCGCCGCGGGTTCATCCAGACCGCGAAGTCCAGCGGCGTCACGGTGGCAGAGACGAAGACGCTGCGCTTCTTGTACAACCCGTCCACCGTGGCCGTCACGCACGGGCTTGATGGCCAGAACATGCAACTTGCCCAGTGGCAACGATCAGAGAACATGACAGGAACGGCACTTCTGCCGGTCAACAACTCGTGCAGCTTCTCCTTGCTTTTTGATCGGACCTTCGATGTCCTCGGCCCGAGGAACAAGCCCTCCGCAAAGTTCGGGGTGATGTACGACGTCAACATGCTCTACAACCTGTGCGGCATCAACCAGAAGGTGAAACCCAAAATCGACGGCTTTGAGGACGACGGCGACTGGGGGGACGGCAAGGGCAAGCCGTCATCCGACGCCGGCGAGGTACCTCAGACCATCACCGGCCCCATGCAAATGAACCCGGTCGACATATACTTCGGCGGCCATCGCAACCTGTACTTCTACGGATTCATCAGCAACATCTCGATCAACTACTCACACTGGGTGCAGGAAATGATCCCGACCCGGTGTGCCGTCAGCCTCACTGTCACCGGCCTGCCCAAGTAAAGGGGAACTTTCGTGATATCGAGCAGATCCCGGTACGCGCAGAACGGAACCGAGCTGGTTACCAGCCCTGACGGCGTGACTCGTAAGGTGATTTCACCAAGCGCTCAGAAGACGGTGCGCACACGCGCGCGGCGCTACCGATGGAAGGAGGGCGACAGAGTTGACCTCCTGGCCCACCGGCACTACGGCGATGCCACCCAGTGGTGGCGGATCGCCAATGTTAACCCGCACATTTTGGATTGGACCGAGCCCGAATCCGGAACAGTGATCAGGATTCCCAATGTCTCTTAGGATGCACGCTCCGCACGCCGCGATCGTGTACCCGCAGGTCACCTCGACCAGACAGTTCGTCACGCAAGTGACCCTCCACCTGGGCGAGAACTTGCTGCCGGTGGCCGAGGTCAGTGTCGCATTCTCCGCCCCGCTCCGAGCTGATATCCAGGGGTGGCTGCTGGCGACCGGGCGCCTGATACCGGAGAAGGCCCCGGTGCACCTGGTGTACGGCTCGGGCCCGCACCAGAAAGCCGACTTCTTCGGCTACGTACAGTCGTATTCGATTGTCACCAGTGGGGATGACACCCGCTTCACCCGGAATTCTGAGGTGACCGTCGTCTACACCCTTGTCGGGGCAGCCGATCCACTTCAGACACAGGCCAACCGGACCTGGCTGGCCTCGTCTCCCTCCTACATCGCCCGCACCATCTGCCGCCGACACCTGCTCGCGCCGATGATCCAGCGTGACCTGGGACGTCTGGGCGCGCGTGCGCAAAACGCCCGCAGTGACTGGGGATTTCTACGGGACCTGGTCGACGAGTGCGGCCTGCGGGTGATCGTGGACAACACCGACCTCTACGTCACCGACCCCTTGGTATCGCTCCGCGAGGGGCAGGAGGTTCCCGCCTTCTTCCTGACCAAGCTTCCCGGCATCCGGGACACGGTCTTCGACTTCCGTGTCACCAGTGGGGAGTTGGACCCCACCAGTGGTCGCCGCACCCGATCGGAAGCCCACGGCTACAACCGCTCGACCCGCCACCTGTTCCGGGTCGTCGACAAGGCCACCGCCGGGGCGGGCACCACGACCTTCGCTACTCAGCTACCCAGCGCGTCCCAGACCATTGCCACCCGCCGGGCCGTCAGCCAGGCCGCCAACGCGCAGCTTTGGGTGCAGGCCACCGCCCGCGTGCGCGGGGACGCCCGGGTACGGCCAGGGACAGAGGTATGGATGCAGGGCGCGGGCATGGGTCCGCGCAACGTCGGCCAGTGGATGGTGATGACGTCGGTGCACCACCTCCAACTGCACCACAACGACGCCCGGAAGTCGGTCTATGAGCTGCACTTGGGACTGGGGCGCACCCGTCCCGAGGGCCTGGACGCACAGCCCCGCTCACAGGTCCTGCCGCCTCCGGTACGCACGGTGCTGGCGCAGGGGCGCTGGCGTGCCGAACACACCGGAGCCGCCTGATGAACCAGCTGGGCATCTACTTCGGCGTGGTCTCCCACACCAAGGACCCCGAGCAACGTCAGCGGGTCCGGGCGAAAGTTCCACAGCTGTCGGGCGACAGCCCGCAGCCCTGGGCTCTCCCGGCCTTCCCCGGATCACGTGTGCCCGCCATTGGTGAAGAGGTGTGGATTTTCTTCGCCGGAGGTGACCCGCACAGCCCCGTCTACGTCTCCAGCCCGTGAAATCGGAGGTCCTGGTGTCCCAACAGCTCGCAGTCCCTTTCGCGTTGGACAAGACCGGGAAGATCGCCGCGATTGAAAACCGCGACCGACAAACTTCCCAGCGAGTTCGAGCCGTTGTCGCCACCGGCCTCAACGAGCGAGTCATGCGCCCAGACTTCGGCACCGACTTGGGGCCCTTTCTCTTCGAGGTGAACGACTCGGTGACGCGTCAGGCGATTCGGCACGCAGTGCAGGAATCCCTGGACCGTTGGGAGCCGAACGCCATCATCAAGGGCATCGAGCCTTTGGTGAAAGACGAAGAGCAGGGCGTAGCCGACGTCTACGTGGACATCGGCCGAGCTAACACGGACCCCG includes the following:
- a CDS encoding tail protein X, coding for MRTRARRYRWKEGDRVDLLAHRHYGDATQWWRIANVNPHILDWTEPESGTVIRIPNVS
- a CDS encoding phage baseplate assembly protein V; protein product: MNQLGIYFGVVSHTKDPEQRQRVRAKVPQLSGDSPQPWALPAFPGSRVPAIGEEVWIFFAGGDPHSPVYVSSP
- a CDS encoding GPW/gp25 family protein gives rise to the protein MSQQLAVPFALDKTGKIAAIENRDRQTSQRVRAVVATGLNERVMRPDFGTDLGPFLFEVNDSVTRQAIRHAVQESLDRWEPNAIIKGIEPLVKDEEQGVADVYVDIGRANTDPEATDDMEDEIVVRPGGRVDIY